The sequence GCCGTCGCCGTCCAGCACGAGCCGGCCGTCCCGGGCGGTCGCCGTCCAGCCGCCGCAGCCGAAGCCCTCGCCGGCCGGCGTCACCTCGGGCTGACCGGTGAGCAGGCCGCGCAGGTCCGCGTCGATGTACGTCGGCCGGTGCTCGGGTGCCGCGGCCACCAACCGCGCCGCGTCCGTGACTCCGGTGAGTACGAGCAGCGAGTCGACGCCCCCGTTGAACGCGCCCTCGATGTCGGTGTCGAGCCGGTCGCCCACGACGAGCGGCCGTTCGGCCCCGGTCCGCAGCACGGTCTCGCGGTGCATCGGCGGGAGCGGCTTCCCGGCCACCTGCGGCTCGGCGCCGGTCGCGATCCGGACGACCTCGACGGCCGCCCCGTTGCCCGGCGCGATCCCCCGGGCGCCCGGAATCGTCAGGTCGGTGTTGGAGGCGAACCACGGCAGCCCGCGGTTGATCGCGTACGAGGCCTCGGCGAACCGGCCCCACGCGAGGTCCGGGCCGCCGTACCCCTGCACCACCGCGGCCGGGTCGTCGTCCGCCGACTCCACCGGCTGAAGGCCCCGCTCGCGCAGGGCGACCCGCAGCCCCTCGCCACCGATGACCAGCACCCGCGCCCCGGCGGGCAG comes from Streptomyces sp. Mut1 and encodes:
- a CDS encoding HAD-IIA family hydrolase; translation: MSQASRTTPSGSSTALSTAYDTALLDLDGVVYAGGLAIDHAVEALGAARDGGMHLAYVTNNALRTPAAVARHLTELGVPAEPADVITSAQAVARLVADQLPAGARVLVIGGEGLRVALRERGLQPVESADDDPAAVVQGYGGPDLAWGRFAEASYAINRGLPWFASNTDLTIPGARGIAPGNGAAVEVVRIATGAEPQVAGKPLPPMHRETVLRTGAERPLVVGDRLDTDIEGAFNGGVDSLLVLTGVTDAARLVAAAPEHRPTYIDADLRGLLTGQPEVTPAGEGFGCGGWTATARDGRLVLDGDGDPLDGLRALCAAAWSHAGDGACALDAGRAVARLGL